A part of Oncorhynchus clarkii lewisi isolate Uvic-CL-2024 chromosome 17, UVic_Ocla_1.0, whole genome shotgun sequence genomic DNA contains:
- the LOC139370919 gene encoding myosin heavy chain, fast skeletal muscle, which translates to MSTDAEMAAFGPAAIYLRKPERERIAAQATPFDAKTAFFVVEPKEMYLKGVLQSREGGKATVKTLCNKVLTVKEDDIHPMNPPKYDKIEDMAMMTHLNEATVLYNLKERYAAWMIYTYSGLFCVTVNPYKWLPVYDSVVVNAYRGKKRIEAPPHIFSISDNAYQFMLTDHENQSILITGESGAGKTVNTKRVIQYFATIAVAGGKKEQTAAAASGKIKGSLEDQIIAANPLLEAYGNAKTVRNDNSSRFGKFIRIHFGTTGKLASADIETYLLEKSRVTFQLSAERSYHIFYQLMTGHQPQLLEALLITTNPYDYPIISHGEIAVKSIDDTEEFIATDTAIDILGFTAEEKIGIYKLTGSVMHHGAMKFKQKQREEQAEPDGTEEADKISYLMGLNSADLLKALCYPRVKVGNEMVTKGQTVPQVNNSTMALCKSVYEKMFLWMVVRINEMLDTKQARQFFIGVLDIAGFEIFDYNSLEQLCINFTNEKLQQFFNHHMFVLEQEEYKKEGIEWEFIDFGMDLAACIELIEKPMGIFSILEEECMFPKASDTTFKSKLYDQHIGKTKAFEKPKPGKGKAEAHFALVHYAGTVDYNVTGWLDKNKDPLNDSVVQLYQKSSVKLLAMLYVGAAASQADDAARGGGGKKKKGGSFQTVSALFRENLGKLMTNLRSTHPHFVRCLIPNESKTPGLMENFLVIHQLRCNGVLEGIRICRKGFPSRIQYGDFKQRYKVLNASVIPDGQFIDNKKASEKLLGSIDVDKSQYKFGYTKVFFKAGLLGTLEEMRDEKLVTLVTMTQALCRGYVMRKEFVKMMARREAIYSIQYNIRSFMNVKHWPWMKLYFKIKPLLKSAETEKEMAAMKENFEKMKEDLAKALAKIKGLEEKIVSLLQENNDLQLQIAAEENTLCDTEERCEGLIKSKIQMEAKLKETFERLEDEEELNAELTAKKRKLEDECSELKKDIDDLELTLAKVEKEKHATENKVKNLTEEMSSQDESLIKLTKEKKALQEAHQQVLDDLQAEEDKVNNLTKAKTKLEQQVDDLEGSLEQEKKVRMDLERAKRKLEGDLKLALESLMDLENDKQQSDEKIKKKDFETSQLLSKIEDEQALGAQLQKKIKELQARIEELEEEIEAERAARAKVEKQRSDLSRELEEISERLEEAGGATSVQIEMSKKREAEFQKLRRDLEESTLQHEATAAALRRKQADTVAELGEQIDNLQRVKQKLEKEKSEFKMESDDLSSNMEAIAKAKGNLEKMCRSLEDQLSELKTKNDEHVRQLNDINVQRARLLTENGELGRQMEEKESLVSQLTRTKQTFTQQIEDLKRQIEEEVKAKNALAHGLQSARHDCDLLREQYEEEQEAKAELQRALSKANSEVAQWRSRYETDAIQRTEELEDAKKKLTQRLQDAQEAVEATNAKCASLEKTKQRLLGEVEDLMIDVERANASAAQLDKKQRNFDKVLTEWKQKYEEGQAELEGSLKEARSLSTELFKMKNSYEECLDHLETLKRENKNLQHEISDLTELVSESGKSIHELDKAKKTVENEKAEIQAALEEAEGTLEHEESKILRIQLELNQIKGEVDRRLAEKDEETEQIKRNSQRMMDSMQSTLDSEIRSRNDAMRVKKKMEGDLNEMEIQLSHANRQAAEAQKQLRNVQGALKDAQLQLDDAIRVADDMKEQVAMVERRNNLMMAEIEELRAALEQTERGRKVAEQELVDASERVGLLHSQNTSLINTKKKLEVDLNQVQGEMEDTVQEARNAEEKAKKAITDAAMMAEELKKEQDTSSHLERMKKNLEVTVKDLQHRLDEAENLAMKGGKKQLQKLEARVRDLESEVDAEQKRGAEAIKGVRKYERRVKELTYQTEEDNKNVSRLQDLVDRLQLKMKAYKRAAEDAEEQSNIHLSRYRKVQHELEEAQERADISESQVNKLRAKSREIGSKGNVAEE; encoded by the exons ATGAGCACGGACGCAGAGATGGCGGCATTTGGCCCGGCGGCCATCTACCTCCGAAAGCCGGAAAGAGAGAGGATTGCAGCCCAGGCCACTCCCTTTGATGCCAAAACAGCTTTCTTTGTGGTTGAGCCCAAAGAGATGTACCTCAAAGGAGTTCTCCAGAGTAGAGAGGGTGGAAAAGCCACTGTCAAAACACTGTGTAACAAA GTTCTCACTGTGAAGGAGGATGATATCCACCCCATGAACCCTCCAAAGTACGATAAAATTGAGGACATGGCCATGATGACCCACCTCAATGAGGCCACGGTGTTGTATAACCTCAAAGAGCGTTACGCAGCATGGATGATCTAC ACCTACTCTGGGCTGTTCTGTGTCACTGTGAACCCCTACAAGTGGCTCCCAGTGTACGACTCTGTAGTTGTGAATGCTTACAGAGGCAAAAAGAGAATTGAAGCCCCACCCCACATCTTCTCTATCTCTGATAATGCCTATCAGTTCATGCTCACTG accatgagaaccaGTCAATTCTGATCAC TGGAGAATCTGGTGCAGGAAAGActgtgaacaccaaacgtgtcaTCCAGTACTTTGCGACAATCGCAGTGGCTGGGGGAAAGAAGGAACAAACAGCGGCTGCTGCTTCTgggaaaataaag GGGTCGTTGGAGGATCAAATCATTGCAGCCAACCCCCTACTGGAGGCTTATGGTAATGCCAAGACCGTGAGAAATGACAACTCCTCACGCTTT GGTAAGTTCATCAGAATCCATTTTGGAACAACTGGAAAGTTGGCCTCTGCTGATATTGAAACAT ATCTGCTGGAGAAGTCTAGAGTGACATTCCAGCTGTCTGCTGAGAGAAGCTACCACATCTTCTATCAGCTCATGACTGGACACCAGCCACAATTGCTGG AGGCACTTCTGATCACCACCAACCCCTATGACTATCCCATAATCAGTCACGGTGAAATCGCTGTCAAGAGTATTGATGATACAGAAGAGTTCATCGCCACCGAT ACGGCCATTGACATTTTAGGCTTCACTGCTGAGGAGAAGATTGGCATCTACAAGCTGACTGGTTCTGTGATGCATCATGGGGCAATGAAGTTCAAGCAGAAGCAGCGTGAGGAGCAGGCTGAGCCTGATGGCACTGAGG AGGCTGATAAAATCTCCTACCTCATGGGCCTGAACTCCGCTGACTTGCTCAAAGCTCTGTGCTACCCCAGAGTGAAGGTCGGGAATGAGATGGTGACCAAGGGGCAGACTGTACCACAG GTGAACAATTCAACTATGGCCCTCTGTAAATCAGTCTATGAGAAAATGTTCTTGTGGATGGTCGTCCGTATCAATGAGATGTTAGACACAAAGCAGGCCAGACAATTCTTCATTGGTGTGCTGGACATCGCTGGATTTGAAATCTTTGAT TACAACAGCTTGGAGCAactttgcatcaacttcaccaATGAGAAACTACAACAGTTCTTCAACCACCACATGTTTGTACTGGAGCAAGAGGAGTACAAGAAAGAGGGAATTGAATGGGAGTTCATTGACTTTGGGATGGACTTGGCTGCCTGCATTGAGCTTATTGAGAAG CCAATGGGCATCTTCTCCATCCTTGAAGAGGAGTGCATGTTCCCCAAGGCTTCAGACACTACCTTCAAGAGCAAGCTGTATGACCAGCATATTGGTAAAACCAAAGCGTTTGAGAAGCCTAAACCTGGGAAAGGCAAGGCTGAGGCCCACTTTGCCCTGGTGCACTATGCCGGTACTGTGGACTACAATGTCACAGGCTGGCTGGACAAGAACAAGGACCCCCTGAATGACTCCGTTGTGCAACTCTACCAGAAGTCCTCAGTCAAACTGTTGGCTATGCTGTATGTAGGAGCAGCAGCTTCACAAGCAGACG ATGcagcaagaggaggaggaggcaagAAGAAGAAGGGTGGTTCCTTCCAGACTGTGTCTGCTCTGTTCAGG GAGAATTTGGGCAAGCTGATGACCAACTTGAGGAGTACCCATCCTCACTTTGTGCGCTGTTTGATTCCCAATGAATCAAAGACACCAG GTCTGATGGAGAACTTCCTGGTCATCCACCAGCTGAGGTGTAATGGTGTACTGGAAGGCATCAGAATCTGCAGAAAGGGCTTCCCCAGCAGAATCCAATATGGTGACTTCAAGCAGAG ATACAAAGTATTGAATGCAAGTGTCATCCCTGATGGACAATTTATTGACAACAAGAAGGCTTCAGAGAAGCTCCTGGGATCAATAGATGTGGACAAGAGTCAGTACAAGTTTGGGTACACCAAG GTGTTCTTCAAAGCTGGTCTGTTGGGTACTCTGGAGGAGATGCGAGATGAGAAACTGGTTACTCTGGTGACCATGACTCAGGCCCTGTGCAGAGGTTACGTCATGAGGAAAGAGTTTGTCAAGATGATGGCGAGACG AGAAGCAATTTACTCCATCCAATACAACATCCGCTCATTTATGAATGTGAAACACTGGCCATGGATGAAGCTGTACTTCAAGATCAAGCCTCTTTTAAAATCAGCAGAAACTGAAAAAGAGATGGCTGCAATGAAGGAAAACTTTGAGAAAATGAAGGAGGATCTGGCCAAGGCGTTGGCCAAGATAAAAGGGCTTGAGGAGAAGATAGTTTCTCTGTTGCAGGAAAATAATGATCTGCAGCTACAGATAGCAGCG GAAGAGAATACTCTCTGTGATACTGAGGAAAGGTGTGAGGGACTCATCAAGAGTAAGATCCAGATGGAAGCCAAACTCAAAGAGACATTTGAGCggctggaggatgaggaggagctcAATGCTGAACTGACTGCCAAGAAAAGGAAACTGGAGGACGAGTGCTCTGAGCTAAAGAAAGACATTGATGACTTGGAGCTCACCTTGGCCAAAGTGGAAAAGGAGAAACATGCCACTGAAAATAAG GTTAAAAACCTGACAGAGGAGATGTCTTCTCAAGATGAGAGCCTTATCAAGTTGACGAAGGAGAAGAAAGCCCTCCAAGAGGCGCACCAGCAAGTCCTTGATGATCTCCAGGCAGAGGAAGACAAAGTCAACAATCTGACCAAAGCCAAGACCAAGCTTGAACAGCAAGTTGATGAT TTGGAGGGTTCCCTTGAGCAAGAAAAGAAGGTCCGCATGGACCTTGAGAGAGCCAAGAGGAAGCTTGAAGGAGATCTGAAACTGGCCCTGGAGTCCTTGATGGACCTGGAGAATGACAAGCAGCAGTCTGATGAGAAGATCAAGAA GAAGGACTTTGAGACAAGCCAACTTCTCAGCAAAATTGAAGATGAACAGGCATTGGGTGCTCAGCTTCAGAAGAAAATCAAAGAACTCCAG GCCCGTATTGAAGAGCTGGAAGAGGAGATTGAGGCTGAACGTGCTGCACGGGCGAAGGTTGAGAAGCAGAGGTCTGATCTCTCCAGGGAACTTGAGGAGATCAGTGAAAGGCTTGAAGAAGCTGGAGGTGCAACATCTGTCCAGATTGAGATGAGCAAGAAGCGTGAGGCTGAGTTCCAGAAGCTGCGTCGTGATCTTGAAGAGTCCACCCTGCAGCATGAGGCCACGGCTGCTGCACTCCGTAGGAAGCAGGCCGACACTGTGGCAGAACTGGGAGAACAAATAGACAACCTCCAGCGTGTCAAGCAGaagctggagaaggagaagagtgaATTCAAAATGGAGAGTGATGACCTCTCCAGCAACATGGAAGCTATCGCCAAGGCAAAG GGTAATCTAGAGAAAATGTGCCGAAGCCTTGAGGATCAACTGAGTGAATTGAAGACAAAGAATGATGAGCATGTCCGCCAACTTAATGACATAAATGTTCAGAGAGCAAGGCTTCTGACGGAGAATG GTGAACTTGGTCGTCAGATGGAGGAGAAAGAATCTCTTGTTTCCCAGTTGACCAGGACCAAGCAGACTTTCACACAGCAGATTGAGGATCTCAAACGGCAGATTGAAGAGGAAGTGAAG GCCAAAAATGCCCTAGCCCATGGTCTGCAGTCAGCCCGCCATGACTGTGACCTGCTCAGGGAGCAGtatgaggaggagcaggaggccaAGGCTGAACTGCAGCGGGCATTGTCCAAGGCCAACAGTGAGGTGGCTCAGTGGAGATCCAGATATGAAACTGATGCCATTCAGCGCACTGAGGAGCTTGAGGATGCCAA GAAAAAGCTTACCCAGCGCCTGCAAGATGCACAGGAGGCTGTTGAAGCAACAAACGCCAAGTGTGCTTCTCTGGAGAAGACCAAGCAGAGACTCCTGGGTGAAGTGGAAGATCTCATGATTGATGTGGAGCGAGCTAATGCTTCAGCTGCCCAACTTGACAAGAAGCAGAGGAACTTTGACAAG GTTCTGACCGAGTGGAAGCAGAAGTATGAGGAGGGCCAGGCAGAGTTAGAGGGGTCTCTGAAAGAGGCCCGCTCTCTCAGCACCGAGTTGTTCAAGATGAAGAACTCCTATGAAGAATGTTTGGACCACCTGGAGACACTGAAGAGGGAGAACAAGAACCTGCAAC ATGAGATCTCTGACCTGACTGAACTGGTCAGTGAGTCTGGAAAGAGCATCCATGAGCTGGATAAGGCAAAGAAGACAGTAGAGAATGAGAAGGCAGAAATCCAGGCTGCGCTAGAGGAAGCAGAG GGCACACTGGAACATGAGGAATCCAAGATTCTTCGTATACAGCTGGAGCTCAACCAGATCAAAGGTGAAGTTGACAGGAGGCTGGCAGAGAAGGATGAGGAGACAGAGCAAATCAAGAGGAACAGCCAGAGGATGATGGACTCCATGCAGAGCACTCTGGACTCTGAGATCAGGAGCAGGAATGATGCCATGAGAGTCaagaagaagatggagggagacctCAATGAGATGGAGATTCAGCTGAGCCATGCCAACCGCCAGGCTGCTGAAGCCCAGAAACAGCTGAGGAACGTCCAGGGAGCACTCAAG GATGCCCAACTGCAACTTGATGACGCCATCCGCGTCGCAGATGACATGAAGGAGCAAGTAGCCATGGTGGAGCGCAGGAATAACCTGATGATGGCTGAGATTGAAGAACTGAGGGCTGCcctggagcagacagagagaggccgcAAAGTGGCCGAACAGGAGCTGGTTGATGCCAGTGAGCGTGTTGGACTGCTGCACTCTCAG AATACCAGCCTCATCAACACTAAGAAGAAGCTGGAGGTTGACCTTAATCAGGTCCAAGGTGAAATGGAAGACACTGTTCAGGAAGCAAGAAATGCAGAAGAGAAGGCCAAGAAGGCTATTACTGAT GCTGCCATGATGGCAGAGGAGCTGAAGAAGGAGCAGGACACCAGCTCTCACCtggagaggatgaagaagaacctGGAGGTCACAGTGAAGGACCTGCAGCACCGTCTGGATGAGGCTGAGAATCTGGCCATGAAGGGCGGAAAGAAGCAACTCCAGAAACTGGAGGCTAGG GTCCGTGACCTGGAGAGTGAAGTTGATGCTGAACAGAAACGTGGAGCTGAAGCTATTAAAGGTGTTCGTAAATATGAGAGGAGAGTCAAGGAGCtcacctaccag ACCGAAGAGGACAATAAAAATGTGAGCAGGCTGCAAGATCTGGTGGACAGGCTTCAGTTAAAAATGAAGGCCTACAAGAGAGCGGCTGAGGATGCT GAGGAGCAGTCCAACATTCACCTGTCCAGGTACAGGAAGGTGCAGCATGAGCTGGAGGAAGCTCAAGAGCGTGCCGACATCTCTGAGTCCCAGGTCAACAAGTTGAGAGCCAAGAGCCGTGAAATTGGTAGCAAG GGGAATGTGGCTGAAGAGTGA